AGGTGAATTACCATCGTATTTTTCTCTCCCAATTCCCACTTCAGCTGACGAACAGTTTCAATGTATGGCAAAGATTCAATATCCCCTACAGTACCTCCGATCTCTGTAATGATGATATCGTAGTTCTGTTTTGAAAGGATTTTAATTCTACGTTTGATTTCGTTAGTAATATGAGGAATTACCTGAACTGTTTTTCCAAGGAAGTCTCCTTTTCTTTCTTTTTCGATAACAGTCTGGTAGATTTTTCCTGTAGTAACGTTGTTGTTTTGGGATGTTGGAGCATCAAGGTAACGCTCATAGTGGCCTAAATCCAGATCCGTCTCCGCACCATCTTCAGTCACATAACACTCTCCGTGCTCATAAGGATTCAGCGTTCCCGGGTCGATATTGATATATGGATCAAGTTTTTGGATCGTAACGTTAAAACCACGTGATTTTAACAATAGTCCCAGAGAAGCAGACACGATTCCTTTTCCCAAAGATGAAGTTACACCTCCTGTCACAAAGATGTACTTTGTATTCTTTTTACTCATTAGATTAGGTTTGTGCAAAGTTATGGGAAAAAGAGATACAAAGCAATCTTTTACATTTTGAAAATGGTAAAACATCTCTCAAACAATTATAAAACCTGATAAAAAAAATATCTGCATTACATATAAGCAAATGAAACAAAGCTATAACCGTCATCATTTCGACAGATCAATTAAACCCTAAATACCTGCGACAAAAAAAGGGTTCCAATCTTTTTGGAAACCCTTTTTATAGCTTTATATTTTTTAGTTATTGCTTAATAAGCTCATAATAAAGACTTACTTCAACGTCTTTTGCAATTCCTGCTCCGGTTGGATCATATTTAATTCCATAATCTAAACGGTTAACCGTGAATTTTGCCTGAATCCCCATGATCTCCTTTCCTTCTTTATTCTTTGTAATCCCACCAAATATTACAGGAACACTGATTTCTTTTTCAATTCCTTTCATATTCAGCTTCCCTTTCAGAATATAGTTGTTATTCTTATCCTTCGTAATGGAAGTACTCTTAAATTCAATGGCAGGATATTTTTCAGCATCAAAAAAATCCGGGCTTACAAGGTGTCTGTCTCGTGCATCCACTCCAGTGTTGATAGAACGAATACTTACCCCGAATTTAAAATCGGCATTATCCAAATTAGCACCGTTGTTATTCACTCTTCCTTCAAATTTATCAAATCTTCCCTGTACGAAGCTAATTCCCATATGTTTAATATTGAAATTAACTGAAGAATGCATTGGATCAACTTCCCAGCTCCCTTGTGCAAATGCTACAACACTAAAAAGGGCAAATACAAAAGATAAAAAAACTTTTTTCATTGTAATTATATTTTACATTACTATTTAAATTGAATGAAGCTAAGATATGAAAGAAATTCACAGAATGTATATGTGTCAGTTTTTAATATTAAAGATCTAAAAGAAATGCTTTTTTTATAACTTCGCAGTATGGCAAAACTGAAAACAGCATATTTCTGTCAAAACTGCGGAACCCAGTATCCCCAATGGATGGGGCAATGTAAAAACTGTGGAGAATGGAACACATTAGTAGAAGAAGTGGTTGAAAAACCATCCCATAAAACACCTCCATTTTCAAAGACTAAGCAACATGTCATCAATATTGTTGAAGTAGAAACAAGTGAAGAACCAAGAATCAAAACACCATCTGAGGAACTGAACCGTGTTTTGGGCGGAGGCATTGTTCTGGGATCTGTTACTCTTATCGGAGGTGAACCCGGAATAGGAAAGTCTACTCTTCTTCTTCAGCTTGCGTTGAAAATGAAGAAAAAAATATTCTATGTTTCCGGTGAAGAAAGTGCTTCTCAGATTAAAATGAGGGCTGACAGATTAACTGATATTCAAAACCCCAACTGTTTTCTTTTTACTGAAACTTCATTGGAAAAAATTCTCCATGAAGCCAAAAAACTGGAACCGGATTTCATGATCATAGATTCTATTCAGACGCTGCAATCCCAGCTGATAGAAAGTTCACCCGGAACAGTTTCGCAGATCAGAGAATGTTCCAATGAAATTATAAAGTATGCCAAAGAAAACAATACTCCTGTATTTCTGGTAGGACACATCACTAAGGATGGTCAGATTGCCGGCCCAAAAGTATTGGAACATATGGTGGATGTCGTTTTAAATTTTGACGGAGACCGAAATCACCTTTTCCGATTACTGAGAGCGAATAAAAACCGTTTTGGTTCCACTTCCGAAATTGGAATTTATGAAATGGTATCCCAGGGATTGAAAGAAATTAAAAATCCTTCTGAAATTCTGATCACCAAAAAATTTGAGGAACTGTCTGGAAATTCAGTTGCTGTAACGCTGGAGGGAAACCGTCCTATGCTTCTTGAAATTCAGGCATTGGTAAGTACAGCAGTGTATGGTACTCCTCAGAGAAGCTGCACAGGTTTTGATTCTAAAAGACTGAATATGCTTTTGGCTGTTCTGGAAAAAAGAGCAGGTTTCCAATTGGGAGCGAAAGACGTTTTCCTGAATATTACCGGAGGGATAAAAACAGATGATCCTGCTTTAGATCTTGCCGTAGTGGCTTCCGTACTTTCGTCCAATGAAGACATTGCTATTTCAGAGCACTACTGCTTTGCCGGAGAGATTGGATTGAGTGGCGAAATACGCCCTGTAGCTCAAGCTGAGCAAAGAATCACTGAAGCAGAAAAGCTGGGATATGAAAAGATATTTGTCTCTAATCTTAACAAAATTCCGAAGAGAAAATTCGGAATCAAAATTGAGGAAGTGAGTAAGATTGAAGATTTTCATGAAAGACTTTTTTAAGGTGAAAATTGAAAGTTAAAAATGAAGAATGGTTATTTTCATTTCGCAAAATACTCTTGATTTTGTGAGGCAGATCTTCATACCAAATTTTCTGTTTTTTCAGTGTTGTATTTTTGGAAAAGGTTTGAGATAGCAGGTCTTCCGGTTTTAAACTTCAATACATCGGAACAAATATTGTAGAAGTCAGCAAAATTAAAGATCTTAACAGAGGACTTTTTAAATCATGAAAGCAAATATCCGTGAATATTACAGCAACCTTGCAGAATCCTATGATGAAAACCGTTTCGGGAATTCCTATGGAAAATATATTGATCAACAGGAAAGATCATTTTTAACCTCATATTTTCAAAATAAAAAATATACTAAGATTCTGGATTTGGGGTGCGGAACAGGCCGGCTGCTTAATTTTGCTACTCATGGAACAGATTTCAGCGAGAAAATGCTGCATATTGCCCGTCGAAAACATCCTGAAAAGATTCTGGCTGCAGGGGAAATTTCAAGTATTCCTTTTAACAGCGAATTTGATTGCATCTTCTGTTTCCATGTCATTATGCACCAAAACCAGGAAGAGACAAAATCTTTCCTGAATGAATGTCATCAGAAATTAAGTAAAAACGGAACTTTAATTTTCGATTACCCTGTGAAAACCAGAAAAAAAGGAATTTCTCCACAGGAAGACTGGCATGCGGGAAATAGCTTTTCATCCTCAGAAATTTTACGGCTTTCAGGAGACCTGTGGAAAGTAAAAAATACAACAGGAATCCTCTTTTTTCCAATTCACAGATTACCAAAGGCCGTAAGAAAATTCTTTCTGCCACTGGATATTCTACTGTGCAGAACTTTCCTGAGAAATTGGGCATCTTATCATATTACAGTTTTAGAAAAGATATGAAACAGCAACTAAAAAACTGGATACCCCACTCGTGGAAACTAAAATTGAAGCTTCTGCAGCGGTATGCTGATGAAAGGAAAAACAACCATTCCTACCCTAAGGAATATATTTCAGAAAACATCGGTACGCATTCTATTAGACTTCAGCAGATCATTAAGAAAGGGACATTTCATCAGAATAAAATCCATAATTTAAAAGTTGTAGGAAATAAGATCAATAATCTGGTGATTTATCCCGATGAAGTATTTTCTTTCTGGAAAATAACAGGAAAACCAAGTAAAAAAAATAATTTTAAGGAGGGAAGAAACCTGATTAAAAACCATATTTCAAGTGATATTGGCGGTGGAATCTGTCAATTTTCTTCAATTTTATATTATCTCGCTCTTCAGTCAGGATTGAAAATTTTAGAAAGATTTCCGCATTCTATAGATATATATAAGGAAGAGGAACGTTTTACTCCCCTGGGTTCAGACTGTACAGTGGTTTATGGCTATAAGGATCTGCAAATTCAAAATATTTTTCCGTTTCCTGTTCAGCTTCAATGCACGATTACTGATGACGAGCTTCACCTCAGCCTGATTTCTGCCATTGAATTAGGTTTACAGGAAATTCAATTTAAATATATTGAAACAGAAAAAGGTATTTGGGTAGAAACCTTAAGCAATAGTAAAACTTTGTTTAAAAATTTCTATATTCGTTTATGAATTATTTGGCTCACTCTTTTCTTTCTTTCACTGACGGGCAGATCGTGGGTCAGTTTTTGGAAGATTTTATCCGAAACAAAGACCGTTTTTCTTTTCCGAAAGATATTCAGGACGGTATTACCCTGCACAGAGCCATAGATACTTTTACAGATTCACATCCTGCAATTCTTGAGGCAAAGCATGCATTTGCTCCACTGGTGAGGCTTTATGCTGGGGCATTTGTAGACGTCTCCATGGATTATTTTGTAGCAAACGATCTTTCTTTACACTCTCCGGAAGAATGGAAAAATCATTCCCTCCAGGTTTACCGTGTATTGAATGCCCATGAAAAATGGCTGCCCGATAATTTTAAAGGAATGCTTGTTAAGATGGAACATGACGACTGGCTTTATAACTACCGTGAAGACTGGGGAATTAAATTCAGTATTCAAAATGTGCTTAATAAGGCCAAATATCTGGACAAAGATATCCCTGTTTTTGAAGCTTTTTTAGAGAATAAAGATTTTCTCCAAGAGTGTTATAATGATTTCTTTCCGGATCTGGAAGCTCATGTTAAGGGGATCAATACATTACTTCAGCTGGATAACTGATTGTATTAAAATTGCTTATAAAGGTAGCGGTTAGGATATGAAAGCTTCTCGCTATTTCTCTGTCCGTTTACAATAATATGAACAATATTGATCTGATCATCAAACAGGTTATACAGAAAACTTACGGCTGCTTCTACTTTTTTAGGATTTGAGACAGGTTCTGATTCGAGAAAAACATTTACCGATTCCTGATCTTCTTCATAGCCGACATAATTTATCTTTAAAAACTTACTGTCAACTTTCAATTTCAGATATTCTGCGCAATACTTCTGTAAGGCTTCATTGAGCTTAGCTTTGTATTTCTCATCATTAAAGTGAAAAGAATCACCATATTTTTTACCTAAACCACTTTCCAGATCGTCTAAGAAAAATCTTCCTGTCACTTCAAATGTTCTGGACTTTGAGTTATAATTAATTTCCACTGAGCCCACATGATAAGGATGAAAAGCGTCCTTACTTCCAAAACTCTGGAAGACCACGGTCAGCAATAAAAACAATCCAAAAAAAAATTTGCGCAACATTCATTCTATTTTGGTAACAAATATAAAAAAAGCAACAGTCATACAACTGTTGCTTCTATTATAATCTGATTAAAAAATATTATTCTTTGACTACTTTTTTAGTAATCGTTGTACTATCATTCAGTGTAATCGTAAACAGGTAATTTCCTCTTACTAATTCTGAAATATCAATCTTTCCTGAATCTTTATTAACATTGACTGTCTTAACCAGTTTTCCTGAAACATCATAAATCGTTACTGCCGCTTTAGAATATCTGCCCAATATCACCTGTACAAAATCCTTAGCCGGATTTGGAGTGATGTTTACGTCTGAATTCAATTTAATGTTTGCCGTTCCCAAAGTTGAACTGGTTTTCACAAAATATCCGCCAAAGCCTGCTGCCTGAAAGCTTACTTCCCAATACTTATACGTATCATTCCATACAATATCGTTAATATCAGGCGTAATAAAAGTTGCTGAACTTCCAAAAGAAGCTACTGTACCGATGTTTCCTGCGCTTGTTCCGTCATATTTTTCAATAATCAGGTTTGCTTTACTGGCAACATCTGCTGGTGAAGAAGGAAGTTTAATACTATTTGTCAGGTTATAAGCATCAAAATCATCCTGTTTAAAATATAAAGTCACTGTTCCTGTTGCAGTAGTTGCATTGGCCGCAGGATTTATTTCATATCTTCTTGAAACATAGTTGGGCTGCATATTATCCACCCATACTTTTGATGTTATATTTCCTGAAACTGTACTCGCTGGCTGTTTTTCAACTCTCGAAATAAACTGGCAGTTATTTGTAAAATAATTATATCCGCCAGCTACTGTGCTTGTTTTTGTCTGATTGGAAGTAGCGAGATTCTTTACTTCAGCAACATTTTCATAAACTGCGGCTCTCATTTTAAAATCAAAAGTTCTGGGAGTCCAGCTTGTACCATCTGTAGAAGTCTTAGATCTGTTATTAAGCACAGCACTCTCGGCCTTCATGGCAATCCTTCCTCCTAAACCGTTTACTACAATATAAAAATCTTTTCCGGTTGTCGTTTGTATGTTCAGATCGGAAAGATTAACATAATTCCAGGTAAATCTCTGTGTATTATTCAACCATGAGGTAATGGTTTTTGCCGCAATTATATCTCCCGGATTTCCGTTATTATCTACTTGTCTGATTTGAATATCTACCGGAATATCCGAAGGAAGACTAGTTCCTGTTAAAAATGAGAAACCTCCCAGCTTTCCTGTCAGCGTTGGTGTATACCGAACTGCTAATGCTATATTATCAAAATAATAATTGGATTCTGTATTCGCAAGCACGTAAGGTTCATCATAACCTACTGTTTCAAAATTAGATCTCACACATCCCAACTCGTCAGTAACTGCTTTATAAATATCTAGTTTACCGTACCCCCATCTCATGTTAGGAACAGTACCTGTTGCTCCATCCATTCTTGCATTAGAGGTAAGGCGTGCCTTAACCTGCGTTGCCGTTAATGCCGGATTTGCCTGAAGCAGCAACCCTACCGCTCCTGCTACTCCCGGAGAAGACATACTGGTTCCTTGATTTTTCACATAATAATTGGTTCCCGCAATAATATCTGTTGCTCCCGGAGAAGAATTTCCTGATCTGGAAGAAATCACATTCTGACCGGATGCGGTAATATCAGGCTTCTGAAAACCATCTGCTCTTGGCCCCTGTGAACTGAATGAGGATATTGACTCCTGAGGTGTAAGTGTAAAATAACCGCTTGTTCCGCTATACCAGCTCGCTCTTCCCATATAGGAAGCAACCGTAATTGCACTCGAAGCATTACCCGGAGTTCCTACAATATATTCATTATCTCCATTCTGCAGCGTAGTAGTTACCCCCTGGCTATAAAGCCAGCCGTGAGTTGTTATCTGCTGTGCTCCGTTATTGGTAATTTCTAATGTATAATTTCCCTGGCTGTTGACTGTAGATCCTGAAACTCTGCTGACTACCAACTGAACATAGCGCTTATTGTTATCTGCACTCCAATAGTTATACATAGTCGCTGTAAATCCTCCTCCCAAAATACTATGAGCTGTTGTAGTACTTATATTCTGTGTGTATTGCTGACCATCCGGAGTTGTAAGTTTTGCGGTAACGGCGGTGTCATTATTGGCATACATCAGAAAAGAAAATACTGAAGCGGTAGAAGTATCACTAGCTACAGTAAAGCTATAGGTTTGTGCAGCATT
This genomic window from Chryseobacterium sp. MEBOG06 contains:
- a CDS encoding YceI family protein, translated to MKKVFLSFVFALFSVVAFAQGSWEVDPMHSSVNFNIKHMGISFVQGRFDKFEGRVNNNGANLDNADFKFGVSIRSINTGVDARDRHLVSPDFFDAEKYPAIEFKSTSITKDKNNNYILKGKLNMKGIEKEISVPVIFGGITKNKEGKEIMGIQAKFTVNRLDYGIKYDPTGAGIAKDVEVSLYYELIKQ
- the radA gene encoding DNA repair protein RadA, whose amino-acid sequence is MAKLKTAYFCQNCGTQYPQWMGQCKNCGEWNTLVEEVVEKPSHKTPPFSKTKQHVINIVEVETSEEPRIKTPSEELNRVLGGGIVLGSVTLIGGEPGIGKSTLLLQLALKMKKKIFYVSGEESASQIKMRADRLTDIQNPNCFLFTETSLEKILHEAKKLEPDFMIIDSIQTLQSQLIESSPGTVSQIRECSNEIIKYAKENNTPVFLVGHITKDGQIAGPKVLEHMVDVVLNFDGDRNHLFRLLRANKNRFGSTSEIGIYEMVSQGLKEIKNPSEILITKKFEELSGNSVAVTLEGNRPMLLEIQALVSTAVYGTPQRSCTGFDSKRLNMLLAVLEKRAGFQLGAKDVFLNITGGIKTDDPALDLAVVASVLSSNEDIAISEHYCFAGEIGLSGEIRPVAQAEQRITEAEKLGYEKIFVSNLNKIPKRKFGIKIEEVSKIEDFHERLF
- a CDS encoding class I SAM-dependent DNA methyltransferase; its protein translation is MKANIREYYSNLAESYDENRFGNSYGKYIDQQERSFLTSYFQNKKYTKILDLGCGTGRLLNFATHGTDFSEKMLHIARRKHPEKILAAGEISSIPFNSEFDCIFCFHVIMHQNQEETKSFLNECHQKLSKNGTLIFDYPVKTRKKGISPQEDWHAGNSFSSSEILRLSGDLWKVKNTTGILFFPIHRLPKAVRKFFLPLDILLCRTFLRNWASYHITVLEKI
- a CDS encoding VanW family protein; translation: MKQQLKNWIPHSWKLKLKLLQRYADERKNNHSYPKEYISENIGTHSIRLQQIIKKGTFHQNKIHNLKVVGNKINNLVIYPDEVFSFWKITGKPSKKNNFKEGRNLIKNHISSDIGGGICQFSSILYYLALQSGLKILERFPHSIDIYKEEERFTPLGSDCTVVYGYKDLQIQNIFPFPVQLQCTITDDELHLSLISAIELGLQEIQFKYIETEKGIWVETLSNSKTLFKNFYIRL
- a CDS encoding ACP phosphodiesterase, with product MNYLAHSFLSFTDGQIVGQFLEDFIRNKDRFSFPKDIQDGITLHRAIDTFTDSHPAILEAKHAFAPLVRLYAGAFVDVSMDYFVANDLSLHSPEEWKNHSLQVYRVLNAHEKWLPDNFKGMLVKMEHDDWLYNYREDWGIKFSIQNVLNKAKYLDKDIPVFEAFLENKDFLQECYNDFFPDLEAHVKGINTLLQLDN
- a CDS encoding DUF6702 family protein, with translation MLRKFFFGLFLLLTVVFQSFGSKDAFHPYHVGSVEINYNSKSRTFEVTGRFFLDDLESGLGKKYGDSFHFNDEKYKAKLNEALQKYCAEYLKLKVDSKFLKINYVGYEEDQESVNVFLESEPVSNPKKVEAAVSFLYNLFDDQINIVHIIVNGQRNSEKLSYPNRYLYKQF
- a CDS encoding S8 family peptidase, which codes for MDIKKLFFAKVNISNGGGKLLRNATAAFLGLYSYAFYGQVQKLDSRFDVLLKNKENVVKGNAIKEMERPDMRLDQHLVVTAKGAQTMYSCIIYTKEPEKLKSDGFLVQSQLPSFSTALVSIDDIERLMKLPYVTSVMAPSFDELHNDVSRAQSGASLLQDGVFNNTAYNGTGILVGVYDTGIDWKHPDFRKADDQTKSRIVSIWDQTLTAQGGETTPTGFATGVEYTRAQIEDELDGTPTGFVRENDTNGHGTHVSGTAAGNGAAFADKRHKGFSSEADIVFVKGGNGSFPTTNTINALTYFKNVATALNKPIVVNMSIGGQGSAHDGTASHEVAVDNFTSSGPGRVVVISAGNDYGTNLHRKGTIEPNAAQTYSFTVASDTSTASVFSFLMYANNDTAVTAKLTTPDGQQYTQNISTTTAHSILGGGFTATMYNYWSADNNKRYVQLVVSRVSGSTVNSQGNYTLEITNNGAQQITTHGWLYSQGVTTTLQNGDNEYIVGTPGNASSAITVASYMGRASWYSGTSGYFTLTPQESISSFSSQGPRADGFQKPDITASGQNVISSRSGNSSPGATDIIAGTNYYVKNQGTSMSSPGVAGAVGLLLQANPALTATQVKARLTSNARMDGATGTVPNMRWGYGKLDIYKAVTDELGCVRSNFETVGYDEPYVLANTESNYYFDNIALAVRYTPTLTGKLGGFSFLTGTSLPSDIPVDIQIRQVDNNGNPGDIIAAKTITSWLNNTQRFTWNYVNLSDLNIQTTTGKDFYIVVNGLGGRIAMKAESAVLNNRSKTSTDGTSWTPRTFDFKMRAAVYENVAEVKNLATSNQTKTSTVAGGYNYFTNNCQFISRVEKQPASTVSGNITSKVWVDNMQPNYVSRRYEINPAANATTATGTVTLYFKQDDFDAYNLTNSIKLPSSPADVASKANLIIEKYDGTSAGNIGTVASFGSSATFITPDINDIVWNDTYKYWEVSFQAAGFGGYFVKTSSTLGTANIKLNSDVNITPNPAKDFVQVILGRYSKAAVTIYDVSGKLVKTVNVNKDSGKIDISELVRGNYLFTITLNDSTTITKKVVKE